A segment of the Mangrovimonas sp. YM274 genome:
ACGCATTACAACACCGTGTATAATTCATTGCTTCTGATTTTCCTAACGGAAAATCCTCGCAACTTTACTATCTTAGTTTCTTAACCCGAAAATCCTAGCGGATTTTCACGCAACGAAACTATACACAAACCGTTGTACACCATTTGCCAAAAAATTGAAATTAGGAGATATATACAAAACAGAATTTAACGAAAGACCGTCTCGGATAATCGGATTTGACGATTATGAAGTGTTCTATGACTGCCTCTGGTCTGAAAACAATTGGACATTTTCAAACAATTTTGGTGTCAAAACAATATTCTACCGAATGTCAACCGAGATTTTCAAAACTAAATCGGAATTGATTGAAAATTTGCCGTTAACAGAAAAAGAATCTCAATATTTTCGTCCTGACTTGCCAATGCGTTTTGGAAGAACTAAAAATGTAAGTTGGAATTCTTTCAACTCTGATGGAATTAAAGACTTAAAATCTGACTTTGGGAACCGCAAATTCAATGCAACAAAAATTATTCTTGTTCCCTATTGCCCAAAAGGTGGATTTAAAAAAGGAGAAATTCTTGAATGCAAATCGGAGTTCACTGAATTTGAGATAATATTAAAGGCAAAAGAAATCCAAGAATCAAGTAATAACCAAAAAAGCAACGGAATTGGATTTTATCGATTGGGTTATCAGAAAGGACTTCCGACGTATGCCATTGGAGAATATTTTGACCGAGCAGGAATAATGAAAAATTAAAAAAACGGTGTACAACATCGTGTATAATTCATTGCTTCCGATTTTCCTCGCGGAAAATCCTCGCAACTTTGCTATCTTAGTTTCTTAACTCTGAAAATCCTGCGGATTTTCACGCAACGAAACTATACACAAACCGTTGCCATTCATTATAATGCTCCCTCAATGCTAAAAATTGATTAATGAGATATTTAAAAATTACATTTATTAGGATTATAATAAGTTTCTTTTTAGCCAACATGATGATTTCACTTGTAATTATTAACACTAGTCTTGAATCATCTCATGTTATCTTTAAAATAATCTTAATGGGACTTATTTACTACGGACTAACACTTTATGTAAATAATCGAAAATAAACCAAACTGATTTTCTCTGTAATTAAAAAAAATGAAAAAATTAGAACAATACTTTAATGATGAAGAATCTTGGAAAAGATATTCAAGTCATTTTTCGCTTTATTGGAACAATTCTGACTTTGAAACAAAATTATTGGGGTATTTGGAAAACCGACTTGACTTTGCTCAGGTAATCCATTATCATTTAGGACAAAATAGTATTGGTTGGATTTATTCAAAAGTTCCTGACCTTGATGAATTGACTCCAATAGAATGCTTGCAAGATGAAGTACTAATCAAAAGACTAAAAGTTTTATTAATGAGGTTTCCTTGATAAAAAAAACGAAATGGCAACACAGTGTATAATTCATTGCTTCCGATTTTCCTCACGGAAAATCCTCGCAATTTTGCTAACTTAGTTTCTTAACACGAAAATCCTGCGGATTTTCACGCAACGAAACTATACACAAACCGTTGTGGCTAATTATGACAAAAATACTTACCATATTAATCGTCCTATTTTTGTGCAGCCCATGTATTGCCCAAATAAACGATTCCATAGTCGCAGAAATTAAAAAAAGTTATTCAGAGATAAGAAATAATATTAATTCCTACGATTCAAAATTAATTAATGAATCGGAGGAGACAATAGAAAGTGGACAAGTAACTGGATACTACAAAAATGGTGAATTAAAATACATACAAGTAATTGGCCTTGGGGAAACTGGAAAAATTCAGACGGAGTACTATTTTAAAAATGAAAAATTGATATTTGTATTTGACCAAAACTTTAGTTACAACCGACCTATTTATTGGGATAAAAAAACAGCAGAGGAAAATGGAGATGATGAAGTTTTTGATTCCAAAAAAACTACTGTCATAAAAGACTGGTATTATTTCAATGATGAAAAATTATTTCTATGGATTGATAACGAGAAAAATAAAGTTGATTTAACGCTTGGGACTAATACAATTGTCGGACGAGGTTTAATTGCTCATTGTTACAAACTTATAAATGATTTAAAAAATAAAAACTAGCCACAACACCGTGTATAATTCATTGCTTCTGATTTTCCTCTCGGAAAATCCTCGCAAGTTTGCTACCTTAGTTTCTTAAACCCGAAAATCCTGCGGATTTTCACGCAACGAAACTATACACAAACCGTTGTAGCCAATTTAAGAAATGACAAAATTCCGACTGACTTTAGTAACTGAAAACCAAAAATCTCTTGAAAAAGGGAAAAAGTTTGCGGAACTGATTTGCGGAACTCTGCATTGTAAAAACGTATATGAAATTTCAAAATATGAGAAGTTTAAAAACTCATACCGAATAGAAATCATTGGACAAGTAGCGGACAAAAAAAACTTGGTTGCGGAATCAATCGAATTGACTGACCGAATTTGCTCGCCTTGGATTGTGACTTATGAGCGACAAAAAAATTGCGTGGAATTGATATTTAATAAATCGGACTTATGTAATTTTCGGAAAGCCGAATTTAATGTGCTGACCTGGGCAAATTTCCGACTAGAAAATGAATAAAAACTGGCTACAACACCGTGTATAATTCATTGCTTCTGATTTTCCTCGCGGAAAATCCTCGCAACTTTGCTATCTTAGTTTCTTAACTCGAAAATCCTGCGGATTTTCACGCAACGAAACTATACACAAACCGTTGTGCCCAATTAAATATTACGACTGATCTCAATGACAATCTTTCCGACTCAAAAATATCTCATTGAACTGCACGATGATTATTCGACATCACTAAATGAATTACAAAAGAAAACTTTACCGAAGGAACAATTTGTTTCAAATTGGGATAAACAAACATTTATTGGAGAAATTAATGAATCAGATTTTGAGCTAAAACTTTCGAAAAAACTATATGGTTCCTTTTGTGTTTTTAGGGGAAAACTAAAAAAAGAAAATGGAATTTTAGAAATCAAAATTAATAAAACAATAAAGATAGTTTTATTGGCTTTATTTCTTTTTCCAATTATTGGGCTGACAACTTCTTTAATAAAAAATGGATTAAAAGACTCATTGGACCTCATAATTCCAACACTATTGTTCATCCTCATTCTTCGTTTTGTATTTATTGAGTTGAGTTTTCGAATTATAGCTAAAAAAGGACTAAAAAAATTGACAGAAATAATCGGAATTGAAAAGATAAAAACTGGGCACAACACCATGTAACACGCATTGCTTCGGATTTTCCTTCGGAAAATACTCGCAAACGTGCAATGTCAGTTTCCTTTTCCTATCTTTAAACCATACTACGCCGCAACGACGGCGTTACACAAACCGTTAGCAATAATTAGATGAACGAAATTTTAAATTTTAAAACAAGTTATTTTTTTCCGCCAATGACTAGGTATCTGGGCTATGTCATTTCTATAATTGGAATAATTGGACTCTTTAACATAGGAATACAATCTCTTTTAATATGTATAGTCGGACTTGGATTAAGTTTTACCAGATATGGTGTTTTAATAGACACAAAGCAAAAAAAACTGAAAGAATACAATAGTATTTATTGGATAAAATTTGGGAAATGGGAATTATTGGAATACTACCCATATCTGACAGTACTTGAAATAACGGAAACAACAACAATGTTAAGTCGAGCAAACGTAGAACATTCGGACAAAAATTTAGTTTTTAGAGTTACGCTTCTGAATGAAAACCACCGAATAAAAATATTGTTAAAACAAATAAAAAGTAGAGATATAGCCCATAAAGAAGCTGAGGATATTGCTAACAAAATAGATGTCGAAAAAGTCATTTATAGCCCAAAATAATTAAAAAAACTATTGCTAACAGAGTGTAATAATAATTGCTTGGCCCTTGCCTACTCGGAAAATCCTGCGGATTTTCCTCTGGTTCGTTCCATTTTTGCTAAGTTAGTTACTTAACCACGCAACTATCCTTACACGAACCGTTGTAGCCAATACGAGAAAAAACCGAACTGAATGAAAAAAATATTAATATTTATGGGAATTTTATCCTTCTTTAGTTATGGAGCAAAAGACTTATCACCGAAAGAAACTGAATTAGTCAATAAGTTAGAATTTGATATCGAACTTATGAAAGAACTAAAAAAAGAAACCAAAAATGGATTAATTCAGCTACCTGCAATAGACCAAGAAACTGGTGACGTTTTAGATGAATTTCATAAGGGAATTCTTTCTAAAAGCTCCGAGGAAAAAGCTAATTCAATTGTCAAAAAATTAAAAGAAAAATTTAGAGAAAAAGGATATTTGATTTTCGTCTTTTCAACAGAAGAAGAATCAAATATTATTGGAATTCTTAAAGGAACTGATGACCTTGATATTTTACGTTATAGAAGAACAGACGGAATTAATTATGATTATGAAAATGACGATATAGTTGCTAAAGTATCTAAATGGAATAAAAAATTTGGATTGACAGTAATTGGTTGTGGACGAGATTGGCTTGAATTAGAATTCAAAAAATTGCCAACTGATTTGGACGCTTTTTCAGAAGAGGTTTATGAATTCTGTCCAGATTCAGTTGACCAAGGAGTTGGAGAAGTAGAAAATTTAAAAGAATTAATAAAAGAAATGAACGGAATATGGTTGTGGTGGGACTAAAAAAGTACTGGCTACAACAAAGGCTATAATCCATTACTTGCCCCCTACTCTATCCTAAAAACAGTATCTTTAACCAGCTACAATTCCTACTCTGAAAAATCTCCGATTTTTCCTCGCAACGGAATTATAGCCTAACCGTTGTGCGTAATTACCCCCTACTAATCTAGAATACAATATGAATAAAATCCTCACTATAATTCTTCTGATGTTATTAATGTCTTGTAAAAAAGATAAAAACATGTACGAAAAAAATGAAAGAAAAATTGTAGAAAACAAATATTCAGTATTAATACCAGAGTATCTTACTAAAACAACAGGACTTAATCAATATACAGATTTCGAATATGAGAATATCAAAAAGGATTTTTACATAATTATAATGGATGAATCAAAAGATGGATTTTATAAATCTGTTGAGAGAAAAAAATACGATGTAACTCCAAATATTAATGGATATTATGAGGTGATAAAAAATCATTTTAAAAATGAAACAAATCTTAAAGAATTTAAAGTTTCTGACGAAATATTTGAATTAGATAAAGCCGAAAAGAAAATTACGTTTACAATGACAGGAATAGACGTAACGGACAACTATCCCATATATTATAGATATTCCATAATCGAAAGCAAGACTCGTTATTATCAAATTATGTCTTGGACAAATCAAACAAATGCAAGCAAAATGATTGTAGATATGAACAAGATTATAAATTCATTCAGAATAGAAGAAAAAAAATAAAACTACGCACAACACCGTGTATAATTCATTGCTTCCGATTTTCCTCACGGAAAATCCTCGCAACTTTACTATCTTAGTTTCTTAACACGAAAATCCTAGCGGATTTTCACGCAACGAAACTATACACAAACCGTTGTGCTTAATGTAAAAACAACTCCCAACTATAGAAATATAAGTTGTCAATGGATGTAATTTAAGAAAATCAAAATGTTAAACTCAAATTGAATTAAATGATTTTACTCTTTATTTTAGGAATTTCAATTATTCAATTTGCATTGTAT
Coding sequences within it:
- a CDS encoding DUF4253 domain-containing protein; the encoded protein is MKKILIFMGILSFFSYGAKDLSPKETELVNKLEFDIELMKELKKETKNGLIQLPAIDQETGDVLDEFHKGILSKSSEEKANSIVKKLKEKFREKGYLIFVFSTEEESNIIGILKGTDDLDILRYRRTDGINYDYENDDIVAKVSKWNKKFGLTVIGCGRDWLELEFKKLPTDLDAFSEEVYEFCPDSVDQGVGEVENLKELIKEMNGIWLWWD